GGACACCACCCGAAGCACCTCCGATCCTGCCGCAGGCGCGGCCTCTCATGCCGTGCCTCCTGGACAGCCGACGCGCGGCCGTCGTGCCCACGCGGGCCCGCCGGCCGACGAGCGCCCGGAAGACGAGGACCAGTCCGTAGAGCCCGCGACCTACGGGGCCACCACGCGCGCGGGGTGGTGGCGACTGCGTCCGCGTACCGTCCGGGCCAAGATCGTGTGCCTGCTGATGGTGCCCGTCGTCTCGCTCCTCGCCCTGTGGGGGTACGCGACCGTCACCACCGCGCAGGACGTAGCCCGTCTACGGCAGGTGCAGCGCGCCGACACCGACGTACGCGGTCCGGTCGAGAAGGCCGTCACCGCCCTCCAGGCCGAACGCGTCGCCGCCGTGCGCTACGCGGTCGAGCCCGGAGCCGACCGCAGGGACGAGCTGCGGCGCCGGGCCGCGGTGACCGACCGCGCCGTGGCAGAACTGCGCCTCGGGGGCAAACGGACCGTCGCCGACGGAGCAGGCTTTCCCGAAGGGGTGGGCGACCGCCTGGAGACCTTCGTGACCGGCGCCGAAGGTCTCCGACCGCTGCGGGCCGACGTGTTGGACCGGCGTACCGGCTGGGACGCGACGTACGGCCAGTACACCAGGGCGATCTCCCAGGCCTTCGCGGTGGGAGGTGCCCTCACCGGCATGCCGGACAGCACGCAGGGTTCCCACGCGCGCGTGCTGCTCGAATTCTCCAGGGCGGGGGAGATGCTGGCCCGTGAGGACGCCGTGCTCGCCGCGGCCCGGAGAGCCGGAGCCCTGGAGGGCGAGCGACTCCGGCTGTTCACCGGAGCCGTCGACACCCGCCGCACCTTGACCGAAACAGCGGTCGCGGATCTACGCGGTCCTGAGCGGGCGGCGTGGCGCGGACTTGAGGGAGCCCGGGCCTACGGGGACGTTCGGGCGATCGAGGACAAGGTCCTCGTGGCCGAGCCCGGGCGAAAGGCTCTCGCCGCGGCCCCGTCGACGACGTGGAACGAGGCGTACGCGACCGTGCGGAGCGAACTCCACGCGATCGAGGAAAGGTCGGACCGCAGCGCCGCCGGCCGCTCCGATCCCCTGACACACGGGGTGCTCACCCCGGCGGGTGCCGCGGTCCTGCTCGGACTGGCCGCCGTCGCGGCCTCACTCGTCATCTCCGTACGCATCGGTCGAGAACTCGTGGTCGAGTTGGTGAGCCTCCGCAACGGAGCCCTGGAAATCGCACGACGCAAACTTCCCCAGGCGATGCGGCGGCTGCGCGCAGGCGAAGAGATCGAGACGCGCGCGGAGGCGCCTCAGGGGCCACCTGCGGATGACGAGATCGGTCAAGTCGCCGAAGCGCTCGGCACCGTCCATCGAGCAGCCCTGCGCGCCGCGATCGAGCGCGCGGAGCTCGCAAGCGGCATCTCCGGAGTCTTCGTCAACCTGGCCCGCAGGACGCAGGTGCTCGTCCACCGCCAGCTCAGCCTCCTCGACACCATGGAGCGCAGGGCCGACGACCCCAACGAGCTCAGCGACCTCTTCAGGCTGGACCACCTGACCACCAGGATGAGGCGCCACGCGGAAAGCCTGATCATTCTCTCCGGAGCCGCGCCCGGCCGGGCCTGGCGGAGGCCCGTCTCCCTGACGAACGTCGTGCGCGCTGCCGTCTCCGAGGTCGAGGACTACGCGCGCGTGGAGGTGCGACAACTTCCCGCAACCTCGATCCTGGGCACCGCGGTGGCCGACCTCACCCACCTCCTTGCCGAGCTCGTCGAGAACGCCGCACAGTTCTCGCCCCCGCACACCAAGGTGCGCGTCAGCGGCGAACCGGTGGGCAACGGCTATGCCCTGGAGATCGAGGACCGCGGACTGGGCATGGGCAAGGAGACTCTCGAGGAAGCCAATCGTCGTATCCAGCATTCCGAGGCGCTCGACCTCTTCGACAGCGACCAACTCGGCCTCTTCGTGGTCAGCAGGCTCGCGGCACACCACGACATCAAAGTGCACCTGCGCACCTCCCCCTACGGAGGCACCACGGCGGTCGTCCTGCTGCCGACCGCTCTCCTGCACAGCGGTACACCGGAAAGCCGACAACCTCGCTCGGAGGCCCAGCGGATGGCGCGTGGGACTGGTGCCGCGGCTGATCTTGACGCCAGGGCTGATCTCTACAAGGAGCACGCGCGCGTGCACGAACCAACGGGCCAGGACATGAACGTCGACTCCGTCCCACCCCCCGCCACCCGACCCGCTCTGGCTGCCGCGGTCGAGGCTTCGTCGCCACCCGGCGTCACCACGCTGCGGCTGCACCACGGCCGGGACACCCGCGAGGCGCCGGGCACGAGGACCACGCCCATGGAGACGGACGCCCTCGACATCGCCGGACCCGACGCGGAGGAGGCCGCACAGGACGCGTCGAGTGAACTGCCGCGCCGCGTACGGCAGGCGAGCCTCGCCCCTCAACTGCGCGAACGCCATCCCGCTAGCGGCGGACGCGAGGCAGAGGGCGTCGGGAGCGACGAGCGGAGTCCCGAAGAGGTGCGCGACCGCATGACCGCCTACCGCGACGGCTGGGCACGTGGTGGCGGGCGGCCTCCTGGCACCGGCGGCTCGGCACCCACGCCCTTGGGGTCCGTCCCGGGCAGCGACCGCATCGAAGGAGATCCCGCATGATCCAGGACCGGAGCTTCCCCACCGGGCGAACCGGAGAACTCGACTGGTTGCTTGACGACTTGGTCCTTCGCGTCAGCGAGGTGCGGCACGCGGTGGTGCTGTCCAACGACGGACTCCCGGTTGGCGCGTCGACCGCCCTCACGCGCGAGGACGCCGAGCACCTCGCTGCTGTCGCCTCGGGCTTCCACAGTCTCGCCAAGGGAGCGGGCCGACACTTCGGTGCGGGCGGCGTACGTCAGACCATGGTCGAGATGGACGACGCGTTCCTGTTCGTGGCCGCCGCAGGCGACGGCTCCTGTCTCGCCGTACTCACCGCGGTGACGGC
The window above is part of the Streptomyces venezuelae genome. Proteins encoded here:
- a CDS encoding roadblock/LC7 domain-containing protein, translated to MIQDRSFPTGRTGELDWLLDDLVLRVSEVRHAVVLSNDGLPVGASTALTREDAEHLAAVASGFHSLAKGAGRHFGAGGVRQTMVEMDDAFLFVAAAGDGSCLAVLTAVTADIGLVAYEMARMVKRVGEHLYTPARFAEQPPAAG
- a CDS encoding nitrate- and nitrite sensing domain-containing protein: MDTTRSTSDPAAGAASHAVPPGQPTRGRRAHAGPPADERPEDEDQSVEPATYGATTRAGWWRLRPRTVRAKIVCLLMVPVVSLLALWGYATVTTAQDVARLRQVQRADTDVRGPVEKAVTALQAERVAAVRYAVEPGADRRDELRRRAAVTDRAVAELRLGGKRTVADGAGFPEGVGDRLETFVTGAEGLRPLRADVLDRRTGWDATYGQYTRAISQAFAVGGALTGMPDSTQGSHARVLLEFSRAGEMLAREDAVLAAARRAGALEGERLRLFTGAVDTRRTLTETAVADLRGPERAAWRGLEGARAYGDVRAIEDKVLVAEPGRKALAAAPSTTWNEAYATVRSELHAIEERSDRSAAGRSDPLTHGVLTPAGAAVLLGLAAVAASLVISVRIGRELVVELVSLRNGALEIARRKLPQAMRRLRAGEEIETRAEAPQGPPADDEIGQVAEALGTVHRAALRAAIERAELASGISGVFVNLARRTQVLVHRQLSLLDTMERRADDPNELSDLFRLDHLTTRMRRHAESLIILSGAAPGRAWRRPVSLTNVVRAAVSEVEDYARVEVRQLPATSILGTAVADLTHLLAELVENAAQFSPPHTKVRVSGEPVGNGYALEIEDRGLGMGKETLEEANRRIQHSEALDLFDSDQLGLFVVSRLAAHHDIKVHLRTSPYGGTTAVVLLPTALLHSGTPESRQPRSEAQRMARGTGAAADLDARADLYKEHARVHEPTGQDMNVDSVPPPATRPALAAAVEASSPPGVTTLRLHHGRDTREAPGTRTTPMETDALDIAGPDAEEAAQDASSELPRRVRQASLAPQLRERHPASGGREAEGVGSDERSPEEVRDRMTAYRDGWARGGGRPPGTGGSAPTPLGSVPGSDRIEGDPA